The Paenibacillus uliginis N3/975 genome has a window encoding:
- a CDS encoding BMC domain-containing protein — protein sequence MRSEALGLVETKGLVGSIEAADAMVKAANVTLIGKEMAGGGLVTVMVRGDVGAVKAATDAGAAAAKNVGELVSVHVIPRPHSEVENILPPAKQ from the coding sequence ATGAGATCGGAAGCTCTTGGTTTGGTTGAAACAAAAGGTTTGGTAGGTTCTATCGAAGCAGCGGACGCTATGGTCAAAGCGGCCAATGTCACCCTGATCGGCAAAGAGATGGCAGGTGGCGGCCTTGTTACCGTGATGGTACGGGGCGATGTAGGAGCAGTGAAGGCGGCGACGGATGCCGGCGCCGCGGCCGCGAAGAATGTTGGGGAACTCGTGTCGGTACATGTAATTCCACGTCCCCACAGCGAAGTGGAAAACATCCTTCCGCCTGCTAAGCAATAA
- a CDS encoding type 1 glutamine amidotransferase family protein: protein MKKEILVFISENYADWESTYVCSELNKPKTGFIIKTLAVNKNPIKSMGGFTVVPDYSITEIPIHFHMLILVGGTSWLKSENDDVKQVVDLCIKKGIPIAAICDACTFLADKGYLDDKEHTGNSLAYLEEYALSYKGSEHFIQKQVVSKDGLITANGTSAVEFAREILKYLQVMQENELEEWYQMFKVGFYKE from the coding sequence ATGAAAAAAGAAATACTTGTGTTTATTTCGGAAAACTATGCTGATTGGGAAAGTACTTACGTATGTTCTGAGTTGAATAAACCAAAAACAGGATTCATCATTAAAACATTGGCAGTTAATAAAAATCCAATAAAATCAATGGGTGGTTTCACGGTTGTTCCAGACTACTCCATTACTGAAATTCCAATACATTTTCATATGCTGATCTTAGTGGGTGGAACTTCATGGCTGAAAAGTGAGAATGATGATGTAAAGCAAGTTGTTGATTTATGCATTAAAAAAGGTATTCCAATTGCGGCAATATGTGATGCGTGTACTTTTTTAGCGGATAAAGGATATTTAGATGATAAGGAGCATACAGGCAATTCGCTAGCCTATTTAGAGGAGTATGCACTAAGCTATAAAGGCTCAGAGCACTTTATCCAAAAGCAAGTTGTTTCAAAAGATGGATTAATTACTGCTAACGGAACATCAGCGGTTGAATTTGCTAGAGAAATTCTTAAATATTTGCAGGTAATGCAAGAAAACGAATTAGAAGAATGGTATCAAATGTTTAAAGTGGGCTTTTATAAAGAATAA
- a CDS encoding D-alanine--D-alanine ligase, with translation MRIGVIMGGISSEREVSLKTGQEMINHLDHSRYEVVPIVIEQRMDLISQVQQAGIDFALLALHGQYGEDGTVQGALETLGIPYTGSGVLASSLCMNKQLSKMLLKTAGVHTPAGLCWQGMDDYDPQMVERLGYPVIVKPNTGGSSIGIQLVQNEKELLPAVQEACSLDQAILIEPYIKGQELTCSIMDGKVLPIIGIRSADSEWFDYRAKYEADGAEEKVIQLPPVIEQRVHEAALASYRLLQCKVYARVDIILCQDIPYVLEVNTLPGMTANSLLPKSAAAAGITFTQLLDHIISSSLHERKLEWGMVQYV, from the coding sequence ATGAGAATTGGCGTTATTATGGGCGGTATATCCTCTGAGCGTGAGGTTTCTCTGAAAACTGGTCAAGAGATGATCAATCATTTGGATCACAGCCGCTATGAAGTGGTTCCAATTGTGATCGAGCAGCGAATGGATTTAATCTCGCAGGTCCAGCAAGCTGGCATCGATTTTGCACTTTTGGCGCTGCATGGACAATATGGCGAAGACGGCACGGTACAGGGAGCGCTGGAAACTCTGGGCATTCCGTATACAGGCAGCGGTGTTTTGGCAAGCAGTCTATGCATGAATAAGCAGCTGAGCAAGATGCTGCTTAAGACAGCGGGTGTGCATACGCCTGCTGGCCTTTGCTGGCAGGGCATGGACGATTATGATCCACAGATGGTGGAGCGTCTGGGCTACCCAGTTATTGTAAAACCGAATACAGGTGGATCAAGTATCGGCATCCAGCTTGTACAAAATGAGAAGGAGCTGCTGCCGGCTGTTCAGGAGGCTTGCAGTTTGGATCAAGCGATCTTGATTGAGCCTTATATTAAAGGACAGGAACTCACCTGCTCGATAATGGATGGCAAGGTATTGCCGATTATCGGCATTCGCTCCGCTGATTCGGAGTGGTTCGACTACAGAGCGAAATATGAGGCCGACGGCGCTGAGGAGAAAGTCATCCAGCTTCCTCCAGTTATTGAGCAGCGTGTGCACGAGGCGGCACTAGCCAGCTACCGGCTGCTGCAATGCAAGGTATATGCACGGGTTGATATAATTTTATGTCAGGATATACCTTACGTGCTGGAAGTGAACACATTGCCGGGAATGACTGCCAATAGCCTGCTTCCGAAGAGTGCGGCAGCTGCAGGTATAACCTTTACACAACTGCTGGACCATATTATTTCCAGCTCACTCCATGAGCGAAAACTGGAATGGGGGATGGTACAATATGTATAG
- a CDS encoding response regulator transcription factor has protein sequence MSVVMFVEDEPIELEFLQSIAQEILGAEDKLLICDTGMQAIKLAKQYRPDIIFMDIMLPEMDGISSLQEIRRFLPDACVTILSASSDFSYAQAAISLQVHEYLLKPVKPEKLRQMIRKGLEKAAQSEDNYLAETYQIESAQECQRFIKEAVDYIQQNYKDKLTLQMVASHVYMNAQYFSRIFKRELGVTYTDYVNKLKITHACKLLETTGYPAYRISTECGFTDPSYFNRVFYKQMDMTPKEYKKSVLAKRKNTK, from the coding sequence ATGAGCGTAGTTATGTTTGTTGAAGATGAACCGATAGAACTGGAATTTCTTCAATCCATCGCGCAGGAAATCCTGGGTGCTGAAGATAAGCTTCTAATTTGTGATACGGGTATGCAAGCGATTAAGCTCGCCAAGCAATATCGGCCGGATATTATTTTTATGGATATCATGCTACCTGAAATGGATGGAATATCCTCGTTACAGGAAATTCGCCGTTTTCTCCCTGACGCATGCGTGACGATATTGTCTGCCAGCTCGGATTTCTCCTATGCACAGGCGGCAATCAGTCTGCAGGTACACGAATATTTGCTTAAGCCGGTCAAGCCGGAAAAATTGCGGCAAATGATTCGTAAGGGGCTGGAGAAGGCCGCTCAATCAGAAGATAATTATTTAGCAGAAACTTATCAGATAGAATCGGCTCAAGAATGTCAGCGCTTTATTAAAGAAGCAGTCGATTATATTCAGCAGAATTACAAAGATAAGCTGACCCTGCAAATGGTGGCGAGTCATGTGTACATGAATGCCCAATATTTTAGCCGCATATTCAAAAGGGAGCTCGGCGTTACTTATACGGATTATGTGAATAAGCTCAAGATTACACATGCCTGCAAGCTTCTTGAGACTACCGGGTATCCCGCCTATCGCATCTCCACAGAATGCGGCTTTACCGATCCGTCTTATTTCAACCGGGTATTCTACAAGCAAATGGATATGACGCCGAAGGAATACAAAAAAAGCGTACTTGCCAAAAGAAAAAACACGAAATAG
- a CDS encoding aminotransferase class I/II-fold pyridoxal phosphate-dependent enzyme, which yields MYSEEGTGRFLSSRVRDIRPSGIRAFFDLNAAGGDTIALGVGEPDFVTPEQVRGACIQALQEGKTKYTSNAGLMELREELSTYFSNSFALSYDPEQEIVVTVGSSQAVDLALRTVIDPGDEVLIPAPSYIAYEPITHLHGGKIVEVTTTAEEQFKLTPQALQAAISPHSKALMINYPCNPTGTVMTEQDWLPIVELIIKHNLVVISDEVYAELTYGRKHVSIASMPGMKERTIVISGFSKAFAMTGWRVGYACGPRELIAGMLKIHQYTTMCAPTIAQIAALESLRHGLAAKDEMMASYNERRKLFVAGLNAIGLACHEPEGAFYAFPSITSTGMSSEQFALRLLKEAKVAVVPGHVFGSGGEGFIRCSYATSLVDLEKALERMERFMQIMQPV from the coding sequence ATGTATAGTGAAGAGGGTACGGGGCGGTTTTTATCCTCACGCGTTAGGGATATTCGGCCCTCGGGAATTCGCGCTTTTTTTGATCTGAATGCAGCAGGCGGAGATACTATCGCCCTTGGGGTAGGAGAGCCTGATTTCGTTACACCGGAACAGGTACGTGGAGCTTGTATTCAGGCATTGCAAGAAGGGAAGACGAAATACACTTCGAATGCTGGCTTGATGGAGCTACGTGAGGAACTATCTACTTACTTTTCCAACAGCTTCGCGCTTTCCTATGATCCCGAGCAAGAAATTGTCGTGACAGTGGGAAGCAGTCAAGCCGTCGACCTAGCTCTGCGGACAGTGATCGATCCTGGTGACGAGGTACTAATTCCGGCGCCAAGCTATATTGCCTATGAACCAATTACCCATCTGCACGGTGGTAAAATTGTGGAGGTGACGACTACTGCTGAAGAGCAGTTCAAGCTGACTCCTCAAGCGCTGCAAGCGGCAATTTCGCCTCATTCGAAGGCTTTGATGATCAATTATCCGTGTAATCCGACCGGAACAGTTATGACAGAGCAGGATTGGTTGCCGATTGTTGAGCTCATTATCAAACATAATCTGGTTGTCATTTCGGATGAAGTTTATGCCGAACTGACTTATGGGAGAAAGCATGTCAGTATCGCCTCCATGCCGGGCATGAAGGAGCGTACGATTGTCATCAGCGGTTTTTCCAAAGCTTTTGCGATGACAGGCTGGCGGGTAGGCTATGCGTGCGGTCCGCGTGAGCTGATTGCCGGCATGCTGAAAATCCACCAATACACGACCATGTGTGCTCCTACTATTGCACAGATTGCTGCGCTCGAATCATTGCGTCATGGCCTGGCTGCCAAAGATGAGATGATGGCGAGCTACAATGAACGCCGCAAGTTGTTTGTGGCCGGCTTGAATGCAATCGGGCTGGCCTGTCACGAGCCTGAGGGGGCTTTCTATGCCTTCCCTTCAATTACTTCTACTGGTATGTCATCTGAGCAGTTTGCTCTTCGGCTGCTGAAGGAAGCGAAGGTTGCGGTCGTACCCGGACATGTATTCGGATCTGGCGGTGAGGGTTTTATTCGCTGCTCATATGCAACCTCGCTCGTCGATTTGGAGAAGGCGCTGGAGCGGATGGAAAGGTTTATGCAGATAATGCAGCCGGTTTGA
- a CDS encoding DMT family transporter → MMKETVAAPMATAGMLKQKMNSRFRRNGIAYGLISGLTFGLYSTVVALAMMKEPFLGVIGAFAAPIVASAINDALAAIWLLIWNFKKGKIKEIGRSLVTIPGLMVAIAAVFGGPIANGAYLVGIDMAGAAAIPISALCPMFGAIFARMFLKQKIDKRVALGMFICVIGAALISYVKPDGGVDNFTLGIIFALVAALGWGLEGVFATFGMSMLDSNIAITIREGVSGIVYIAVLIPIFGATDLFASALGSVSPMLIITAAALFTAISFLTWYMANNMVGVAVGMSLNITYVLWGVVFAAIFLGNALTPTIIAGAIIITLGALLVSMNPMDLFKKKEA, encoded by the coding sequence ATGATGAAGGAAACAGTGGCAGCTCCCATGGCTACGGCCGGCATGCTGAAACAAAAGATGAACAGTCGTTTCCGAAGAAATGGAATCGCTTACGGGCTGATTTCCGGGTTAACGTTCGGCCTTTACAGTACCGTCGTTGCCCTAGCCATGATGAAGGAGCCTTTTCTGGGGGTCATAGGAGCGTTTGCGGCGCCCATAGTGGCATCGGCGATCAATGATGCTTTGGCGGCGATCTGGCTTTTGATCTGGAACTTCAAGAAAGGGAAGATCAAAGAAATCGGCCGCAGCCTGGTAACAATACCGGGGTTGATGGTCGCAATTGCCGCGGTGTTTGGCGGCCCGATCGCCAACGGGGCCTATTTGGTTGGGATTGATATGGCTGGAGCGGCGGCTATCCCCATTTCGGCGCTTTGTCCGATGTTTGGGGCTATTTTCGCTCGAATGTTCCTGAAGCAGAAGATTGATAAACGGGTGGCCCTCGGCATGTTCATCTGTGTTATCGGGGCGGCGCTCATTTCCTATGTCAAGCCTGATGGGGGCGTGGATAATTTCACACTAGGCATTATTTTTGCTCTGGTGGCTGCACTTGGCTGGGGACTTGAAGGCGTATTTGCCACTTTCGGGATGTCCATGCTTGATTCCAATATCGCCATTACCATTCGCGAGGGCGTTTCCGGAATCGTTTACATTGCCGTGCTGATCCCTATCTTCGGCGCGACGGATCTCTTTGCTTCCGCGCTTGGCTCCGTATCGCCTATGCTCATTATCACGGCTGCGGCCCTGTTTACGGCAATCTCTTTCCTGACTTGGTATATGGCCAACAATATGGTTGGCGTTGCTGTCGGAATGTCGCTCAACATTACCTATGTGCTGTGGGGGGTTGTCTTTGCAGCTATATTCCTCGGTAATGCGTTGACTCCTACGATAATTGCCGGTGCAATTATCATTACACTTGGAGCGCTTTTAGTGTCGATGAATCCAATGGATCTGTTCAAAAAGAAGGAGGCGTAA
- a CDS encoding acetaldehyde dehydrogenase (acetylating) — translation MENYDYDLQSIQETRELARAGKAAADILAGYNAEQIDRIVQNMVRIAEVNAAELAALAVEETGFGKIEDKIFKNRLASTELYESIRDTKTIGVIHEDKTNQLIEIAEPVGLLMGIIPSTNPTSTTIFKSIIAIKARNGIIFSPHPSSKKSILRAAELMHAAAVEAGAPEGIIGCVTKPSMPATQELMKCDEIAMIIATGGSAMVKSAYSAGKPALGVGPGNVPAYIERTADIPKAVANIIASKTFDYGTICASEQAVIVEECIRSQVIAEFERQGGYFMNQEETAKVAAKLFVKGHAMNSRLVGRSPQVIAEAAGIQIPTGVKVLLGEQQGVGEKFPLSYEKLTTVLAFYTVQDWREACDLSVGLLRNGGIGHSFSIHTQNHDMVMEFAQKPVFRILVNTGSTQGGVGASTGLAPAFTLGCGTWGGSATSDNVGPQHLINIKRVAYGIKDCTAQSTYSVPTPQPPKQQEDALLLNLVDELVSILQKSGDC, via the coding sequence TTCAGGAAACCCGGGAGTTGGCCCGTGCAGGAAAAGCGGCCGCCGATATCCTTGCCGGATACAATGCTGAACAGATTGACAGAATTGTACAAAACATGGTGCGGATAGCGGAGGTCAACGCCGCCGAACTGGCTGCGCTGGCAGTGGAGGAAACCGGATTTGGCAAGATTGAGGATAAGATCTTCAAAAACCGTCTGGCTTCTACGGAGCTATATGAATCCATTCGGGATACGAAAACGATTGGGGTTATCCACGAGGACAAGACGAATCAATTAATAGAGATTGCCGAGCCTGTCGGACTGCTCATGGGTATTATTCCATCAACCAATCCGACATCCACTACGATTTTCAAATCTATCATTGCGATAAAAGCTCGCAATGGAATCATATTTTCGCCACATCCTTCGTCAAAGAAATCCATCCTGCGGGCCGCGGAATTGATGCACGCTGCCGCTGTCGAGGCAGGGGCTCCCGAAGGAATCATTGGCTGCGTTACCAAGCCGTCCATGCCGGCGACGCAGGAACTGATGAAGTGCGATGAAATCGCAATGATTATCGCAACGGGCGGCTCAGCTATGGTGAAATCCGCCTACAGTGCGGGTAAGCCGGCGCTGGGGGTGGGACCGGGTAATGTACCGGCCTATATTGAGCGCACTGCTGATATTCCAAAGGCGGTGGCAAATATCATTGCCAGCAAAACCTTCGATTACGGTACAATCTGTGCATCTGAACAGGCTGTTATCGTGGAGGAATGCATCCGTTCTCAGGTGATCGCGGAGTTTGAGCGTCAGGGCGGTTACTTTATGAATCAGGAGGAAACTGCTAAAGTCGCGGCAAAGCTGTTTGTAAAAGGCCATGCCATGAATTCAAGACTGGTGGGACGTTCACCTCAGGTGATCGCGGAAGCGGCCGGTATTCAAATTCCAACAGGAGTCAAGGTGCTGTTAGGCGAACAGCAGGGCGTGGGAGAGAAATTCCCGCTGTCCTACGAAAAGCTAACTACCGTATTGGCGTTTTACACCGTACAGGACTGGCGTGAGGCTTGCGATCTAAGTGTGGGGCTGCTGCGTAACGGCGGCATAGGACATAGCTTCTCCATCCATACGCAGAATCACGATATGGTCATGGAGTTTGCGCAAAAACCTGTATTCCGCATTTTGGTGAATACGGGCTCCACGCAGGGCGGTGTGGGTGCAAGCACCGGGCTTGCCCCGGCCTTCACTTTGGGATGTGGAACCTGGGGCGGCAGCGCCACTTCAGATAATGTGGGACCACAGCACTTGATTAATATCAAGCGTGTGGCTTATGGCATTAAGGACTGTACGGCACAAAGCACTTATTCTGTTCCAACTCCACAGCCGCCGAAGCAACAGGAGGATGCGCTGCTGTTGAATCTGGTCGATGAGCTGGTGTCTATTTTGCAGAAAAGCGGTGACTGTTAG
- a CDS encoding PLP-dependent aminotransferase family protein, with protein sequence MFQDFKFVSDRPVAIQVKEFVKRLIIKGALQADQKLPSTREMSGLLKVSRNTVIAAYEGLEDDGFTYAIPGKGNYVAAMVGQSAVDNGEADSSAAGQIDWKSRMNEYAVSAVELDMMKQGIRAKKGTISFTSIAPDEQLFDLGNVRRAFMDRMAIEGQVLLNYGYAKGYKPLIDYLMHYMENKGVDISGKDMLITSGFTEGFDIVLSALRPSARRGAAICENPTHHTAIKNLKLQGFEITGIPMEHDGIDVKQLEAVLQTKSFDLAYLTPSYHNPTGIVMSPKKRSTVMKLMMRYQIPVIEDGFNEELRYSGAHVAPLIATAGQGNGVIYIGSFSKVLFPGLRVGWVLGDQELIDTLVSIKRARTIHTSTIDQSILYQYLFNGNFDKYVKKARTEYKRKYELTKACCEAHLPDAQLSGDGGLHLFLTFPTGINTHQLLEACIEQGVIFTPGDRFFIQEGEGTNTLRLGFSRVTDENIKRGIQIIGKQVRSFLKV encoded by the coding sequence ATGTTCCAGGATTTCAAGTTCGTTAGTGACCGTCCGGTCGCGATACAAGTGAAAGAATTCGTCAAACGTTTAATTATAAAAGGGGCGCTTCAAGCGGATCAGAAGCTACCCTCCACACGTGAAATGAGTGGTCTGCTTAAGGTGAGCCGTAACACAGTCATTGCAGCCTATGAAGGCTTGGAGGATGACGGATTTACGTATGCTATTCCCGGCAAGGGCAACTATGTGGCTGCTATGGTGGGCCAGTCAGCTGTAGATAACGGAGAAGCTGACAGCTCTGCTGCCGGGCAGATCGACTGGAAGTCAAGAATGAATGAGTATGCTGTATCGGCTGTAGAGCTGGATATGATGAAACAGGGCATTCGTGCCAAAAAAGGAACCATCTCGTTCACAAGCATCGCTCCGGATGAGCAACTGTTCGATCTCGGAAATGTAAGGCGAGCCTTTATGGACCGGATGGCAATCGAAGGGCAGGTGCTGCTCAACTACGGATATGCCAAGGGCTACAAGCCGCTGATCGATTACCTGATGCATTATATGGAAAACAAGGGCGTCGATATAAGCGGCAAGGATATGCTGATTACAAGCGGGTTTACAGAAGGCTTTGACATTGTACTGTCGGCATTACGCCCTTCTGCACGCCGCGGAGCGGCAATTTGTGAAAATCCGACACATCATACAGCGATCAAAAATTTGAAGCTGCAAGGTTTTGAGATTACCGGCATTCCGATGGAGCATGACGGAATTGATGTGAAGCAGCTAGAGGCGGTACTGCAGACCAAGAGCTTTGATCTAGCCTATTTAACTCCTTCCTATCACAATCCGACAGGCATCGTCATGTCGCCGAAAAAGCGCAGCACCGTTATGAAACTAATGATGCGTTATCAGATTCCGGTGATCGAGGATGGATTCAATGAGGAGCTGCGCTACTCGGGAGCGCATGTTGCACCTTTAATAGCGACAGCAGGTCAAGGGAACGGAGTTATCTATATCGGCAGCTTCTCCAAGGTGCTGTTCCCTGGCTTGAGAGTAGGTTGGGTGCTTGGAGACCAAGAGCTGATCGACACTCTGGTAAGCATTAAGCGTGCACGCACTATTCATACATCAACAATCGATCAATCGATTTTATATCAATATTTGTTTAACGGAAATTTCGATAAGTATGTAAAAAAAGCACGTACGGAGTATAAGCGCAAATATGAGCTGACAAAGGCTTGCTGTGAAGCACATCTTCCTGATGCGCAGCTGTCTGGCGACGGGGGCTTGCATTTGTTTCTCACCTTCCCAACAGGCATAAATACGCACCAGCTGCTAGAAGCTTGCATAGAGCAAGGTGTAATTTTCACACCGGGAGACAGGTTTTTTATTCAAGAAGGCGAAGGAACGAATACATTGCGGCTTGGTTTTTCACGAGTAACGGATGAAAATATCAAGCGGGGTATTCAAATCATCGGCAAACAGGTGCGTAGCTTTCTTAAGGTATAA
- a CDS encoding phosphate propanoyltransferase: protein MEVVSGAGKAEKEPRSIPLGISNRHVHLSQADVDTLFGAGYTLSKMRDLSQPGQYACNETVTVCGPKGSIEKVRVLGPVRKQTQVEIMRGDCFKLGVKAPVRLSGELEGTPGVTLVGPKGSVYITCGLMVAQRHIHMTPDDALFFGVTDGEMVSIQFDGLRGGGYNQVAIRVSSDAALDCHIDVEEANAMDLTSASVIKIIKNC, encoded by the coding sequence ATGGAGGTTGTATCCGGTGCTGGAAAGGCGGAAAAGGAGCCGCGCTCCATCCCTTTAGGGATTTCGAATCGCCATGTGCATCTTTCCCAGGCTGATGTGGATACGCTCTTCGGAGCCGGATATACGCTATCCAAAATGCGTGATTTGTCCCAACCCGGACAGTATGCATGTAATGAGACCGTTACGGTCTGCGGGCCCAAGGGGTCCATCGAAAAAGTGCGGGTTCTCGGCCCAGTGCGGAAACAGACCCAGGTAGAAATTATGCGGGGAGACTGTTTTAAGTTGGGCGTGAAAGCTCCAGTGCGTTTGTCCGGGGAGCTTGAAGGCACACCGGGCGTCACGTTGGTCGGGCCCAAGGGAAGCGTATATATTACCTGCGGCTTGATGGTTGCACAGCGCCACATTCATATGACGCCTGATGATGCCCTTTTCTTTGGCGTAACCGACGGAGAAATGGTCAGTATTCAATTTGATGGTCTCCGGGGCGGAGGGTACAATCAGGTCGCAATCAGAGTTAGCAGTGACGCCGCTCTCGACTGTCATATCGACGTTGAAGAGGCCAACGCGATGGATCTGACGTCGGCGTCTGTTATAAAAATCATAAAAAATTGTTAG
- the eutM gene encoding ethanolamine utilization microcompartment protein EutM, producing the protein MKSEALGLIETKGLVGSIEAADAMVKAANVTLIGKEMVGGGLVTVMVRGDVGAVKAATDAGAAAAQRVGELLSVHVIPRPHSEVENILPAAKQ; encoded by the coding sequence ATGAAATCGGAAGCATTGGGTTTAATTGAAACAAAAGGTTTGGTAGGTTCTATCGAAGCAGCGGACGCTATGGTCAAAGCGGCCAATGTCACCTTGATCGGTAAAGAGATGGTAGGCGGCGGACTTGTCACCGTAATGGTACGAGGCGATGTAGGAGCAGTGAAAGCGGCAACGGACGCTGGTGCCGCAGCCGCACAGCGTGTAGGGGAACTGTTATCCGTACATGTGATTCCTCGTCCTCACAGTGAAGTGGAAAACATTCTTCCCGCTGCTAAGCAATAA
- a CDS encoding GNAT family N-acetyltransferase, whose product MITLRKITLENRRDIFNLEVSEDQRRFVASNLSSVASCYVLATNGGHPFPFAIYADEQPIGFVMITYRITGYELPTIADDSYCILRLMIDKQYQNRGYGREAMKKILEFIRTFPAGPAQYCWICYKDDNVPAKRLYESFGFRDNGEVLGDELITVMQL is encoded by the coding sequence ATGATTACACTCAGAAAAATCACGCTGGAAAACCGACGTGACATTTTTAATCTGGAAGTTTCAGAAGATCAACGCCGCTTCGTTGCGTCCAATCTGTCAAGCGTAGCTTCGTGTTATGTCCTTGCAACCAATGGTGGACATCCATTTCCGTTTGCCATTTACGCTGATGAACAACCAATCGGTTTTGTTATGATTACTTATAGAATCACCGGGTACGAACTCCCAACTATCGCAGACGATAGTTATTGCATCCTACGACTGATGATTGACAAGCAATACCAGAACAGAGGTTATGGCCGGGAAGCGATGAAAAAAATCTTGGAGTTTATCCGCACCTTCCCGGCAGGCCCTGCACAATACTGCTGGATATGTTATAAGGATGATAACGTACCTGCCAAAAGGCTCTATGAAAGCTTCGGCTTCCGTGACAACGGCGAAGTCCTAGGAGACGAGCTGATAACCGTAATGCAACTCTGA
- a CDS encoding histidine kinase: MLKTDSPIATKVYARYSGILSLSKLSLLLHDHNGDVLLEFNPSPDFCRHFCWENPTRPCADYLKRFISGEQGRFVCCYGLENILLPIMVKDEVVGFISGMQAYSQEREFQKYLINTAELAEMKGLDLEVVAKAISAFPTIDKEKADIHEQLCHHIARNIALDIAESSQDNTRIINRLSAEKEILEKKVIDLEAKNMSLVINPHFLFNTLNSIARIAYFEHSHTTEELIYCLSDLLRYNVKQDDQLHTIASEMDNIEKYLYIQKARFKNRLQYEIIVPNELKAYRIPNMVIQPIVENAVIHGITPKRDGGTVRLIAEKYRNDITISVIDNGNGFSPEVLKLIHQPDSKIGVGFRSTDSRLKRYFGEEYGLSIVKSDYSGSTVNIRIPTQPNAR, translated from the coding sequence ATGCTGAAAACCGATAGTCCGATCGCAACCAAAGTATACGCACGATACAGTGGCATCCTATCTCTTTCCAAGCTCTCGCTGCTGCTGCACGATCACAATGGAGACGTTTTGCTGGAGTTCAATCCGTCCCCTGATTTCTGCAGGCATTTTTGTTGGGAGAATCCTACACGACCTTGCGCGGATTATTTAAAGCGCTTTATTTCCGGCGAACAGGGGCGATTTGTTTGCTGTTACGGCCTGGAGAATATTTTGCTACCTATTATGGTCAAAGATGAGGTTGTTGGCTTCATATCGGGGATGCAGGCGTATTCCCAGGAGAGGGAATTTCAGAAGTATCTGATTAACACGGCGGAATTGGCCGAAATGAAGGGGCTGGATTTGGAAGTTGTCGCGAAGGCGATATCAGCTTTTCCAACCATTGACAAGGAAAAAGCAGATATTCACGAGCAGCTTTGCCATCATATCGCAAGGAATATTGCGCTCGACATCGCCGAAAGCTCGCAGGACAACACAAGGATTATCAATCGTCTATCTGCGGAAAAGGAAATACTGGAGAAGAAAGTGATTGACTTAGAAGCAAAAAATATGTCTCTAGTCATCAATCCGCATTTTCTGTTCAATACTTTGAATTCCATTGCCCGCATCGCCTATTTCGAACACTCCCATACAACGGAGGAATTGATCTATTGCCTGTCCGACTTGCTCCGATACAATGTTAAACAGGATGATCAGCTTCATACCATCGCATCCGAAATGGATAACATTGAGAAGTATTTGTATATACAAAAGGCGCGTTTCAAGAATCGTCTGCAGTATGAAATCATTGTTCCTAATGAATTAAAGGCTTATCGCATTCCGAATATGGTGATTCAGCCTATCGTGGAAAATGCAGTAATTCATGGAATTACCCCTAAGCGGGACGGGGGAACCGTACGTCTGATTGCCGAAAAGTACAGAAATGATATCACCATTTCTGTTATTGACAACGGTAACGGGTTCTCGCCAGAGGTACTAAAGCTCATTCATCAGCCGGACAGCAAGATCGGCGTGGGCTTCCGGAGTACCGATAGCCGTTTGAAGCGTTATTTCGGAGAAGAGTATGGGTTATCGATCGTGAAATCCGATTACAGCGGGAGCACGGTTAACATCCGCATCCCCACCCAACCAAATGCGAGGTGA